A section of the Scleropages formosus chromosome 12, fSclFor1.1, whole genome shotgun sequence genome encodes:
- the LOC108920681 gene encoding receptor-type tyrosine-protein phosphatase-like N isoform X2, giving the protein MERSRLWLLLCVMTVCSELGMCNRHGCLFEKRLCTRDQRCSDDGLFGQCQAPGQERVQYQVSVPVLQRLQEVLKQLMLQGLSWQDDITQYIITKELSRVPQSRTPAGLREPPQSQASPHSEKYSTKLAYPSPKSRPSVDQLSPAMVQRYLDYMILEDPAQDSHHMQAPLMDPYTYRQYGYQEEEERSLNSLGGGAYPHMSLQSRKDRSRAGDRDRQLLQDLVSLYLSSSPPSTRHRVAPAIRTSQFYDELNFPLDYAEDYITQEEVFRQRQHKKTPADYSTLSELDDATLQRVAGLLEKSGIDLRDLTLEQLNTLSAALKLLQSKSSDQREEGAGTKKKPELMEASMTHKAEPAPRPAVPPASVPQQPPATSAPASLTTAVTVGVNMTAQRVTEEPGDAEPKETTSASPGVQPTVHAGPPVREEYGYIVTNQNPLSLFDGVRLLETLAERIHLTTSTFINISVVGPALTFRIRQNGQNLSADDVAEKAVAEKSFLESATGLKILQTGVGERSDGRGAPTAMRVRDSSRWVLLTLVGVACVGGILVAAFTIACLRHHARHLASGKLGLGPEAGADTHYDYQDAGAAGGGGGAGGGGGGGGGTDTSRVSSVSSQFSDAPQPSPSSHSSTPSWCEEPAQSNMDISTGHMILAYMEDHLKNKDRLLREWEALCSYQADPSSVSTAQNESNIKKNRNPEFVPYDHARVKLKSEINPSRTDYINASTIIEHDPRMPAYIATQGPLTHTIADFWQMVWESGCTVIVMMTALVEDGEKQCERYWPDEGSSLYHIYEVNLVSEHIWCNDFLVRSFYLKNVQTQETRTLTQFHFLSWPAQGIPTSTRPLLDFRRKVNKCYRGRSCPIIVHCSDGTGRTGTYILIDMVLNRMAKGVKEIDIAATLEHIRDQRPGMVRTKDQFEFALTAVAEEVNAILKALPQ; this is encoded by the exons ATGGAGCGCTCGCGCCTGTGGCTCCTTCTTTGTGTGATGACCGTGTGCTCCGAGCTCGGGATGTGTAACAGACACG GTTGCCTGTTTGAGAAGAGGCTGTGCACCAGGGACCAGCGTTGCTCGGATG ATGGACTGTTCGGGCAGTGCCAGGCCCCCGGGCAGGAGCGGGTACAGTACCAGGTGTCCGTTCCTGTTCTCCAGAGGCTGCAGGAAGTGCTGAAACAGCTGATGTTGCAAG GCCTCTCCTGGCAGGATGACATCACGCAGTACATTATTACGAAGGAATTGAGCCGCGTTCCCCAAAGCCGCACCCCCGCCGGTCTTCGAGAGCCCCCTCAGTCCCA AGCCTCGCCGCACTCAGAAAAGTATTCTACCAAGCTGGCGTATCCAAGCCCCAAGTCCCGACCCAGTGTGGACCAGCTGAGTCCTGCCATGGTGCAACGCTACCTGGACTACATGATTCTAGAGGACCCAGCCCAGGATTCCCACCACATGCAAGCCCCCCTAATGGATCCCTATACTTACCGCCAG TATGGATaccaggaagaagaggagcgCTCCCTGAACTCTTTGGGCGGAGGGGCATATCCACATATGTCCTTGCAGTCCCGAAAGGACAGGTCACGCGCAGGGGACAGAGACCGGCAGCTGCTCCAGGACCTGGTGTCTCTGTACCTCTCGTCCTCACCGCCGTCCACCCGCCACCGGGTGGCACCAGCTATCCGCACGTCGCAATTCTACGACGAGCTGAACTTCCCTTTGGACTATGCGGAGGACTACATAACTCAGGAGGAGGTTTTCAGGCAGCGGCAGCACAAGAAGACCCCAGCGGATTACAGCACGCTGTCCGAGCTGGATG ATGCCACCTTGCAGAGGGTTGCTGGTCTTCTGGAGAAGTCTGGGATTGACTTGAGGGATCTCACCTTGGAGCAGCTCAACACCTTGTCTGCTGCCCTGAAGTTGCTGCAGTCTAAAAGCTCAG ATCAGCGCGAAGAAGGTGCGGGCACTAAGAAGAAG CCAGAGCTGATGGAGGCTTCCATGACACACAAGGCTGAGCCGGCTCCCAGGCCCGCCGTGCCTCCGGCTTCGGTCCCGCAGCAGCCACCTGCTACGAGTGCTCCGGCGAGCCTGACGACAGCTGTTACGGTCGGTGTGAATATGACTGCGCAACGGGTCACCGAGGAGCCGGGGGATGCGGAGCCAAAGGAGACGACCTCGGCGAGCCCCGGCGTCCAGCCCACGGTGCACGCCGGACCGCCCGTCCGGGAGGAGTACGGCTACATCGTGACCAACCAGAA CCCGCTCAGCTTGTTCGACGGGGTGCGTCTGCTGGAAACCCTGGCCGAGAGGATCCACTTGACCACCAGCACCTTCATCAACATTAG CGTGGTGGGTCCGGCCCTGACGTTCCGGATTCGACAGAACGGCCAAAATCTCAGCGCGGACGATGTGGCCGAGAAAGCTG TGGCAGAGAAGAGCTTCCTGGAGTCTGCGACGGGTCTGAAGATCCTACAAACAGGTGTGGGAGAG AGGAGTGACGGTCGAGGGGCGCCCACGGCGATGCGGGTTCGGGACAGTTCGCGCTGGGTTCTCCTCACCTTGGTGGGCGTAGCATGCGTGGGCGGAATCCTGGTGGCGGCGTTCACCATCGCATGCCTGCGACACCACGCCCGCCACTTGGCCTCTGGGAAGCTGGGGCTCGGACCAGAGGCGGGCGCTGACACGCATTACGACTACCAG GACGCGGGGGCCgcaggaggtgggggtggaGCTGGAGGCGGTGGAGGCGGTGGGGGTGGCACCGACACCTCCAGAGTGAGCAGCGTGTCCTCCCAGTTCAGCGATGCCCCCCAGCCGAGCCCAAGCTCCCACAGCAGCACCCCATCCTGGTGTGAGGAGCCCGCACAGTCCAACATGGACATCTCCACCGGCCACATGATCCTG GCCTACATGGAGGACCACCTGAAGAACAAGGACCGTCTGCTCAGAGAATGGGAAGCTCTGTGCTCGTACCAGGCTGACCCCAGCTCCGTCTCCACCGCCCAGAACGAGAGCAACATCAAGAAGAACCGCAACCCCGAATTTGTGCCCT ATGACCACGCCCGCGTGAAGCTGAAGTCCGAGATCAACCCCTCCAGGACGGACTACATCAACGCCAGCACCATA ATTGAGCATGACCCTCGAATGCCTGCCTACATCGCCACCCAGGGACCCCTGACACACACTATTGCTGACTTCTGGCAG atggtaTGGGAGAGCGGCTGTACCGTGATCGTGATGATGACAGCTCTGGTCGAGGACGGAGAGAAGCAGTGCGAGCGCTACTGGCCGGATGAGGGCTCCTCCCTTTACCACATTTACGAG GTGAACCTGGTTTCGGAGCACATCTGGTGCAACGACTTCCTGGTGCGCAGCTTCTACCTGAAGAACGTCCAGACGCAGGAGACCCGCACCCTGACACAGTTTCACTTCCTGAGCTGGCCGGCTCAGGGCATCCCGACCTCCACGCGCCCCCTGTTGGACTTCCGCAG GAAGGTAAACAAGTGCTACAGAGGCCGTTCCTGCCCAATCATTGTGCACTGCAG CGATGGCACCGGGAGGACAGGAACCTACATCTTGATTGACATGGTCCTCAACCGCATGGCTAAAG GAGTGAAGGAGATTGACATTGCTGCTACCCTGGAGCATATTCGTGACCAGAGACCTGGGATGGTGCGCACAAAG GACCAATTTGAGTTCGCCCTGACCGCTGTGGCTGAGGAGGTCAACGCCATTCTCAAAGCTCTGCCCCAGTGA
- the LOC108920681 gene encoding receptor-type tyrosine-protein phosphatase-like N isoform X1 yields the protein MERSRLWLLLCVMTVCSELGMCNRHGCLFEKRLCTRDQRCSDDGLFGQCQAPGQERVQYQVSVPVLQRLQEVLKQLMLQGLSWQDDITQYIITKELSRVPQSRTPAGLREPPQSQASPHSEKYSTKLAYPSPKSRPSVDQLSPAMVQRYLDYMILEDPAQDSHHMQAPLMDPYTYRQYGYQEEEERSLNSLGGGAYPHMSLQSRKDRSRAGDRDRQLLQDLVSLYLSSSPPSTRHRVAPAIRTSQFYDELNFPLDYAEDYITQEEVFRQRQHKKTPADYSTLSELDDATLQRVAGLLEKSGIDLRDLTLEQLNTLSAALKLLQSKSSDQREEGAGTKKKPELMEASMTHKAEPAPRPAVPPASVPQQPPATSAPASLTTAVTVGVNMTAQRVTEEPGDAEPKETTSASPGVQPTVHAGPPVREEYGYIVTNQNPLSLFDGVRLLETLAERIHLTTSTFINISVVGPALTFRIRQNGQNLSADDVAEKAVAEKSFLESATGLKILQTGVGERSDGRGAPTAMRVRDSSRWVLLTLVGVACVGGILVAAFTIACLRHHARHLASGKLGLGPEAGADTHYDYQELCRQHMAAKSSFGRQDAGAAGGGGGAGGGGGGGGGTDTSRVSSVSSQFSDAPQPSPSSHSSTPSWCEEPAQSNMDISTGHMILAYMEDHLKNKDRLLREWEALCSYQADPSSVSTAQNESNIKKNRNPEFVPYDHARVKLKSEINPSRTDYINASTIIEHDPRMPAYIATQGPLTHTIADFWQMVWESGCTVIVMMTALVEDGEKQCERYWPDEGSSLYHIYEVNLVSEHIWCNDFLVRSFYLKNVQTQETRTLTQFHFLSWPAQGIPTSTRPLLDFRRKVNKCYRGRSCPIIVHCSDGTGRTGTYILIDMVLNRMAKGVKEIDIAATLEHIRDQRPGMVRTKDQFEFALTAVAEEVNAILKALPQ from the exons ATGGAGCGCTCGCGCCTGTGGCTCCTTCTTTGTGTGATGACCGTGTGCTCCGAGCTCGGGATGTGTAACAGACACG GTTGCCTGTTTGAGAAGAGGCTGTGCACCAGGGACCAGCGTTGCTCGGATG ATGGACTGTTCGGGCAGTGCCAGGCCCCCGGGCAGGAGCGGGTACAGTACCAGGTGTCCGTTCCTGTTCTCCAGAGGCTGCAGGAAGTGCTGAAACAGCTGATGTTGCAAG GCCTCTCCTGGCAGGATGACATCACGCAGTACATTATTACGAAGGAATTGAGCCGCGTTCCCCAAAGCCGCACCCCCGCCGGTCTTCGAGAGCCCCCTCAGTCCCA AGCCTCGCCGCACTCAGAAAAGTATTCTACCAAGCTGGCGTATCCAAGCCCCAAGTCCCGACCCAGTGTGGACCAGCTGAGTCCTGCCATGGTGCAACGCTACCTGGACTACATGATTCTAGAGGACCCAGCCCAGGATTCCCACCACATGCAAGCCCCCCTAATGGATCCCTATACTTACCGCCAG TATGGATaccaggaagaagaggagcgCTCCCTGAACTCTTTGGGCGGAGGGGCATATCCACATATGTCCTTGCAGTCCCGAAAGGACAGGTCACGCGCAGGGGACAGAGACCGGCAGCTGCTCCAGGACCTGGTGTCTCTGTACCTCTCGTCCTCACCGCCGTCCACCCGCCACCGGGTGGCACCAGCTATCCGCACGTCGCAATTCTACGACGAGCTGAACTTCCCTTTGGACTATGCGGAGGACTACATAACTCAGGAGGAGGTTTTCAGGCAGCGGCAGCACAAGAAGACCCCAGCGGATTACAGCACGCTGTCCGAGCTGGATG ATGCCACCTTGCAGAGGGTTGCTGGTCTTCTGGAGAAGTCTGGGATTGACTTGAGGGATCTCACCTTGGAGCAGCTCAACACCTTGTCTGCTGCCCTGAAGTTGCTGCAGTCTAAAAGCTCAG ATCAGCGCGAAGAAGGTGCGGGCACTAAGAAGAAG CCAGAGCTGATGGAGGCTTCCATGACACACAAGGCTGAGCCGGCTCCCAGGCCCGCCGTGCCTCCGGCTTCGGTCCCGCAGCAGCCACCTGCTACGAGTGCTCCGGCGAGCCTGACGACAGCTGTTACGGTCGGTGTGAATATGACTGCGCAACGGGTCACCGAGGAGCCGGGGGATGCGGAGCCAAAGGAGACGACCTCGGCGAGCCCCGGCGTCCAGCCCACGGTGCACGCCGGACCGCCCGTCCGGGAGGAGTACGGCTACATCGTGACCAACCAGAA CCCGCTCAGCTTGTTCGACGGGGTGCGTCTGCTGGAAACCCTGGCCGAGAGGATCCACTTGACCACCAGCACCTTCATCAACATTAG CGTGGTGGGTCCGGCCCTGACGTTCCGGATTCGACAGAACGGCCAAAATCTCAGCGCGGACGATGTGGCCGAGAAAGCTG TGGCAGAGAAGAGCTTCCTGGAGTCTGCGACGGGTCTGAAGATCCTACAAACAGGTGTGGGAGAG AGGAGTGACGGTCGAGGGGCGCCCACGGCGATGCGGGTTCGGGACAGTTCGCGCTGGGTTCTCCTCACCTTGGTGGGCGTAGCATGCGTGGGCGGAATCCTGGTGGCGGCGTTCACCATCGCATGCCTGCGACACCACGCCCGCCACTTGGCCTCTGGGAAGCTGGGGCTCGGACCAGAGGCGGGCGCTGACACGCATTACGACTACCAG GAACTGTGCCGTCAGCACATGGCTGCCAAGTCCTCTTTCGGCCGGCAGGACGCGGGGGCCgcaggaggtgggggtggaGCTGGAGGCGGTGGAGGCGGTGGGGGTGGCACCGACACCTCCAGAGTGAGCAGCGTGTCCTCCCAGTTCAGCGATGCCCCCCAGCCGAGCCCAAGCTCCCACAGCAGCACCCCATCCTGGTGTGAGGAGCCCGCACAGTCCAACATGGACATCTCCACCGGCCACATGATCCTG GCCTACATGGAGGACCACCTGAAGAACAAGGACCGTCTGCTCAGAGAATGGGAAGCTCTGTGCTCGTACCAGGCTGACCCCAGCTCCGTCTCCACCGCCCAGAACGAGAGCAACATCAAGAAGAACCGCAACCCCGAATTTGTGCCCT ATGACCACGCCCGCGTGAAGCTGAAGTCCGAGATCAACCCCTCCAGGACGGACTACATCAACGCCAGCACCATA ATTGAGCATGACCCTCGAATGCCTGCCTACATCGCCACCCAGGGACCCCTGACACACACTATTGCTGACTTCTGGCAG atggtaTGGGAGAGCGGCTGTACCGTGATCGTGATGATGACAGCTCTGGTCGAGGACGGAGAGAAGCAGTGCGAGCGCTACTGGCCGGATGAGGGCTCCTCCCTTTACCACATTTACGAG GTGAACCTGGTTTCGGAGCACATCTGGTGCAACGACTTCCTGGTGCGCAGCTTCTACCTGAAGAACGTCCAGACGCAGGAGACCCGCACCCTGACACAGTTTCACTTCCTGAGCTGGCCGGCTCAGGGCATCCCGACCTCCACGCGCCCCCTGTTGGACTTCCGCAG GAAGGTAAACAAGTGCTACAGAGGCCGTTCCTGCCCAATCATTGTGCACTGCAG CGATGGCACCGGGAGGACAGGAACCTACATCTTGATTGACATGGTCCTCAACCGCATGGCTAAAG GAGTGAAGGAGATTGACATTGCTGCTACCCTGGAGCATATTCGTGACCAGAGACCTGGGATGGTGCGCACAAAG GACCAATTTGAGTTCGCCCTGACCGCTGTGGCTGAGGAGGTCAACGCCATTCTCAAAGCTCTGCCCCAGTGA